The proteins below come from a single Oscillospiraceae bacterium genomic window:
- a CDS encoding helix-turn-helix domain-containing protein, translating to MELIKELGRRIQKARKEKGLTQQELADLSHVSLKHVQGCERGVKNPSFEVLRAFCKVLNLSLDSLMNLDLPEDEQAANDMRQLYLSCPPAARKVLLNSTRALTDELKEMVQTAGVDPDEHLENK from the coding sequence ATGGAACTGATAAAAGAGCTGGGACGAAGGATACAAAAAGCGCGTAAGGAAAAAGGATTGACGCAGCAGGAACTCGCAGATCTGAGCCACGTTTCTCTAAAGCACGTTCAAGGCTGCGAAAGAGGGGTGAAGAATCCTTCTTTTGAGGTTCTGCGCGCTTTTTGCAAAGTCTTGAATTTATCTTTAGATTCCCTGATGAATCTCGATCTGCCTGAAGATGAGCAAGCCGCCAACGATATGCGGCAGCTTTACCTTTCGTGCCCTCCGGCTGCCAGAAAAGTGCTGTTAAACTCGACCCGCGCGTTGACTGATGAGCTAAAAGAGATGGTGCAGACGGCTGGGGTTGACCCAGATGAACATTTAGAGAATAAGTAA
- a CDS encoding energy-coupling factor transporter transmembrane protein EcfT, producing the protein MMEGVSFSATTDNRRGIRLDPRTKLILLLTVTTLMFSTSNEGIMNFIKPVLSLIPFVLILSERRFKTAGKYLFLYLACFVLERIALTTLSGLLSFVVLAITSIMTRFAPGIMTGAYLLSSTSVSEFIGSMERMHLTEKIIIPMSVIFRFFPTISEEYQAIRDAMKMRGIRFGGKNPFLMVEYRLVPLMVSVVKIGDELSAAALTRGLGAPVKRTNVCQIGFHIQDMIAVLLCALCFALFLMGQYFVF; encoded by the coding sequence ATGATGGAGGGGGTATCCTTCTCTGCCACAACGGACAATCGCAGAGGGATTCGGCTTGATCCGCGCACGAAGTTGATTTTGCTGCTGACGGTTACTACATTGATGTTCAGCACCAGCAACGAAGGGATTATGAATTTTATAAAACCTGTGTTAAGCCTGATCCCCTTTGTGCTGATCCTGTCGGAACGCCGCTTCAAAACGGCAGGCAAGTATCTGTTTTTATATCTTGCCTGTTTTGTATTGGAACGCATAGCTCTGACGACATTAAGTGGTCTGTTGTCCTTTGTGGTTTTGGCAATTACATCCATTATGACGCGGTTTGCCCCAGGCATTATGACGGGGGCCTATCTGCTTTCTTCAACCTCAGTCAGTGAGTTTATCGGTTCTATGGAACGTATGCACCTGACAGAAAAAATTATAATTCCTATGTCTGTTATTTTTCGTTTCTTCCCCACAATCAGCGAAGAATACCAGGCAATCCGGGACGCAATGAAAATGAGAGGCATACGATTTGGTGGGAAAAACCCATTTTTAATGGTGGAATACCGTCTTGTACCGCTGATGGTGTCCGTTGTAAAAATTGGGGATGAACTTTCCGCCGCTGCACTGACGCGGGGGCTTGGCGCTCCGGTCAAACGGACCAACGTATGTCAGATTGGTTTTCATATTCAGGACATGATTGCTGTTCTGCTCTGTGCTTTATGTTTTGCGCTGTTTTTGATGGGACAGTATTTTGTTTTTTAA
- a CDS encoding relaxase/mobilization nuclease domain-containing protein, whose product MATTRIMPLHVGKGRTESRAISDIIDYVANPQKTDNGKLITGYACDSRTADAEFLLAKRQYIAATGRVRGADDVIAYHVRQSFKPGEITPEEANRLGVEFAKRFTKGNHAFVVCTHIDKSHIHNHIIWSSVSLEYDRKFRNFWGSTKAVRRLSDTICIENGLSIVENPNPHGKSYNKWMGDQAKPSHRELLRVAIDNALSQSPANFEELLKLLQESGCEVSKRGKSYRLKLSGWEKAARMDSLGEGYGLEDLRAVLSGKKAHTPRKKTVTQAEPPKINLLVDIQAKLQAGKGAGYARWAKVFNLKQMAQTMNYLSEHNLLEYAVLEEKAAAATAHHNELSAQIKAAEKRMAEIAVLRTHIVNYAKTHEVYVAYRKAGYSKKFREEHEKEILLHQAAKNAFDEMGVKKLPKVKELQTEYAKLLEEKKKTYAEYRRSREEMRELLTAKANVDRVLKMEVEQDVEKEKDHGQR is encoded by the coding sequence ATGGCAACTACAAGAATCATGCCGCTTCATGTTGGCAAGGGTCGCACAGAAAGTCGGGCAATCAGTGACATCATCGACTATGTAGCAAATCCACAGAAAACAGATAACGGCAAGCTCATTACCGGCTATGCGTGTGACAGCCGGACTGCGGATGCAGAGTTCCTTCTGGCGAAGCGGCAGTATATCGCCGCCACCGGGCGGGTGCGCGGGGCGGACGATGTGATCGCTTACCATGTGCGCCAGTCATTCAAACCCGGTGAAATCACGCCGGAAGAAGCCAACCGTCTGGGTGTAGAATTTGCCAAGCGGTTTACCAAGGGCAATCATGCCTTTGTGGTCTGCACCCACATAGACAAGTCGCACATTCATAATCACATTATCTGGTCATCGGTCAGCTTAGAATATGACCGGAAATTCCGAAACTTTTGGGGCAGCACCAAGGCGGTTCGCCGGTTAAGTGATACCATCTGCATTGAAAACGGACTGTCCATTGTAGAGAATCCGAACCCTCATGGAAAGAGCTATAACAAATGGATGGGAGATCAGGCAAAGCCCTCTCATCGAGAGCTGCTTCGTGTGGCGATTGACAACGCATTATCACAAAGTCCTGCTAATTTTGAGGAGCTGCTGAAGCTGCTGCAAGAGTCCGGCTGTGAGGTATCAAAGCGCGGAAAATCGTATCGACTGAAGCTCTCTGGTTGGGAGAAAGCCGCCCGCATGGACAGTCTGGGCGAAGGATATGGATTGGAAGATTTGCGGGCAGTTCTCTCCGGGAAGAAAGCACATACCCCGCGAAAGAAAACAGTCACACAGGCAGAGCCGCCAAAGATCAATCTGCTGGTGGACATTCAGGCAAAATTGCAGGCTGGAAAAGGCGCTGGCTATGCTCGATGGGCTAAGGTGTTCAACCTCAAGCAGATGGCGCAGACCATGAATTACCTGTCAGAGCACAACCTGCTGGAGTATGCGGTTTTGGAAGAAAAGGCTGCGGCTGCCACGGCACATCACAATGAGCTTTCGGCGCAGATCAAAGCGGCTGAAAAGCGCATGGCAGAGATCGCTGTTCTGCGTACTCACATCGTAAATTATGCCAAGACCCATGAGGTCTATGTGGCATACCGCAAGGCGGGTTACTCTAAGAAATTCAGGGAAGAACATGAGAAAGAAATTCTGCTCCACCAGGCTGCTAAGAATGCCTTTGATGAGATGGGCGTCAAGAAGCTGCCCAAGGTCAAAGAGTTGCAGACAGAGTATGCGAAATTGCTGGAAGAAAAGAAAAAGACCTATGCCGAGTACCGGCGTTCCCGTGAAGAAATGCGAGAGCTTTTAACGGCAAAGGCCAATGTAGATCGGGTCCTGAAAATGGAGGTAGAACAGGATGTTGAAAAAGAAAAAGACCACGGCCAGCGGTAA
- a CDS encoding energy-coupling factor ABC transporter ATP-binding protein: MIKIDHISFSYGEENENTGGVRDIDLNIEDGQFVVLCGESGCGKTTITRLINGLIPHYYEGQMTGEVWVNGEKVSEQPLYDTAAVVGSVFQNPRSQFFNVDTTSEITFGCENLGQPEKDIRERFAKTVRDFRLEKLMDRNIFHLSGGEKQKIACAGVSIMEPDVLVMDEPSSNLDAASILDLRKILAFWKSQGKTITVSEHRLYYLRGLADRFIYLAEGQVSRDYSAAEFEQLTEQQRSNMGLRTFALERLLPPVLPQQEKTALALHNFRFAYKNEPETLHIMDCEIPTNRIVGIIGNNGAGKSTFSRCFCGLEKRCGEIVWNGRKYRPKDRLSTCYMVMQEVNHQLFTESVLDEVLISMEEENQERAEEILNRLDLLAFKDRHPMSLSGGQKQRVAIASAIASKRSILFFDEPTSGLDYKHMKEVANVLRQVRDTGITVYVITHDLELILDCCTDIVHFENGSIIDQFQMDEAGLEKIRNYFIKGVSVK; this comes from the coding sequence ATGATAAAGATTGACCATATTTCATTTTCCTATGGAGAAGAAAATGAAAATACCGGGGGCGTCCGGGATATTGATCTAAATATAGAAGATGGTCAGTTTGTTGTCCTCTGCGGTGAAAGCGGGTGTGGAAAGACCACGATTACCCGCCTGATTAACGGGTTGATCCCTCATTATTATGAGGGACAGATGACGGGAGAAGTATGGGTAAATGGGGAAAAGGTTTCCGAGCAGCCTCTTTACGATACAGCCGCAGTTGTAGGCAGTGTGTTTCAAAACCCCCGGTCCCAGTTTTTCAATGTGGATACAACCAGTGAAATTACATTTGGCTGCGAAAATCTTGGACAGCCAGAAAAAGACATCCGAGAACGGTTTGCAAAAACGGTTCGGGATTTCCGGCTGGAGAAGCTGATGGATCGTAATATCTTTCACTTATCCGGTGGAGAGAAACAAAAAATTGCCTGTGCCGGAGTATCCATTATGGAACCGGATGTTCTCGTTATGGACGAACCCTCGTCCAATTTGGATGCAGCGTCCATCCTTGATTTGAGAAAGATTCTTGCGTTCTGGAAGTCGCAGGGGAAAACAATTACTGTATCGGAACACCGGCTTTATTATCTCCGTGGTCTGGCGGATCGGTTTATTTACCTGGCAGAGGGGCAGGTGAGCCGTGATTATTCTGCGGCAGAATTTGAGCAGCTCACGGAGCAGCAGCGATCTAATATGGGACTGCGCACATTTGCTTTAGAGCGTCTCCTGCCTCCGGTTCTACCGCAGCAGGAAAAGACTGCCCTTGCGCTCCATAATTTCCGCTTTGCCTATAAAAATGAACCGGAAACCTTACATATCATGGATTGTGAAATTCCCACAAACCGAATTGTTGGGATTATTGGGAATAACGGTGCCGGTAAATCCACGTTCTCTCGCTGTTTCTGCGGCTTGGAGAAGCGCTGTGGGGAGATTGTCTGGAACGGAAGAAAATACCGTCCGAAAGACCGGCTGAGTACCTGCTATATGGTCATGCAGGAGGTAAATCATCAGCTTTTTACCGAGTCGGTTCTTGATGAAGTGCTGATTAGTATGGAGGAAGAAAACCAGGAGCGGGCAGAGGAAATCCTGAACCGGTTAGATTTGCTGGCTTTCAAGGACAGACACCCCATGTCCCTTTCCGGCGGCCAAAAACAGCGGGTAGCGATTGCCTCGGCAATCGCTTCTAAACGCTCTATTTTATTTTTTGATGAACCGACCAGCGGCCTTGATTATAAACACATGAAAGAGGTTGCAAATGTCCTGCGACAAGTCAGGGACACGGGTATTACCGTGTATGTCATTACTCATGATCTTGAGTTGATATTAGACTGTTGTACGGATATTGTCCATTTTGAGAACGGTTCCATCATTGACCAATTCCAAATGGATGAGGCGGGTCTTGAAAAAATCAGAAACTATTTCATAAAGGGGGTATCTGTAAAATGA
- a CDS encoding ABC transporter ATP-binding protein/permease, producing the protein MKEEKKESPIGILWGWGKPYHGKFIGSIALAVLGVACQMVPYFCVAHIVTLMLSGDQNFSHYTAACVIALCGYLGKVIFSNLSTTISHAATYYTLRDLRENITEKLARVPMGTILDTPSGQYKTTIVDRVEGMEPTFAHLIPEMTANVLVPLVIVVYLFVMDWRMALLSLVTLVVGLAVMSAGMKNYPVKWEGAVKAGKQMANAIVEYIGGIEVVKAFSQSAGSYKKYSDAVNYNANYYVDWMRENQKTMSAYNAILPSVLICVLPCGFAFWLSGSLELSTFMSTVIFSLGLVGPIIAAFTFTDDLAVLGTNVEEISQLLNAEELNHKDAPVKLADTGISLRSVSFSYDGTTEVLHDVNLAIHPGTMTALVGPSGSGKSTVAKLIAGYWDVTSGSITLGGHELKDMPLSEIADQISYVSQDNYLFNRSIRENIRMGSPSATDAEVEQAAKQSGCDAFIRKLDNGYDTVVGSAGSHLSGGERQRIAIARAMLKNAPVVILDEATAYIDPENEALVQKAISTLTVGKTLIVIAHRLSTIVGADNIVVVKDGTIHAQGTHEKLLETCPLYRDMWQAHIGAKDQM; encoded by the coding sequence ATGAAGGAGGAAAAGAAGGAGTCACCCATAGGCATCTTATGGGGATGGGGCAAACCCTATCACGGGAAATTCATCGGCAGCATTGCCCTTGCGGTATTAGGCGTAGCCTGCCAGATGGTGCCTTATTTCTGTGTAGCTCATATTGTTACGCTGATGTTGTCCGGGGATCAGAATTTTTCGCACTATACAGCAGCTTGTGTTATTGCGCTTTGCGGTTATTTGGGAAAAGTCATATTCTCAAATCTTTCCACAACAATTTCTCACGCAGCGACCTATTACACGCTGCGAGATCTCCGGGAGAATATTACCGAAAAACTGGCCCGCGTCCCGATGGGGACGATTTTAGATACTCCGTCCGGTCAGTATAAAACGACGATTGTTGACCGGGTAGAAGGGATGGAGCCAACCTTCGCGCACCTGATCCCGGAAATGACTGCAAATGTGCTGGTGCCTTTGGTAATTGTCGTGTATCTATTCGTCATGGACTGGCGCATGGCTCTCCTGTCCCTTGTCACGCTGGTGGTGGGCCTTGCGGTTATGTCTGCTGGCATGAAGAACTATCCCGTTAAGTGGGAGGGCGCGGTTAAAGCGGGAAAGCAGATGGCAAACGCCATTGTAGAGTACATTGGTGGGATTGAGGTAGTCAAAGCATTTAGTCAATCCGCCGGTTCCTACAAAAAATATTCTGACGCAGTAAACTACAATGCCAACTACTATGTGGACTGGATGAGAGAAAACCAGAAAACCATGAGCGCCTACAACGCCATTTTGCCCTCGGTGTTGATCTGTGTGCTACCCTGCGGCTTCGCGTTCTGGCTCTCCGGTAGCCTGGAACTTTCCACTTTCATGTCTACCGTAATTTTCTCGCTGGGCCTTGTTGGGCCGATTATCGCGGCCTTTACCTTTACGGACGATTTGGCCGTATTGGGGACAAATGTGGAAGAAATCAGCCAGCTTTTGAACGCTGAAGAACTGAACCATAAGGATGCGCCGGTCAAGCTGGCAGACACTGGCATTTCTCTTAGGTCTGTGTCTTTTTCCTATGATGGGACAACAGAGGTTTTGCATGATGTGAATCTCGCCATCCACCCCGGAACCATGACCGCCCTTGTAGGGCCGTCCGGCTCCGGCAAGTCTACGGTGGCGAAGCTGATTGCCGGGTATTGGGATGTTACATCCGGCAGCATTACCCTCGGCGGCCATGAGCTGAAGGATATGCCGCTGTCTGAAATTGCAGACCAGATTTCCTATGTATCTCAGGACAACTACCTGTTTAACCGCAGTATCCGGGAGAATATCCGCATGGGAAGCCCCAGTGCCACGGACGCAGAGGTGGAGCAGGCAGCCAAACAAAGCGGCTGCGACGCCTTTATCCGCAAGCTGGATAATGGCTATGATACGGTTGTCGGCAGCGCCGGTTCCCATCTTTCCGGCGGTGAACGCCAGCGGATTGCCATCGCCCGCGCCATGCTGAAAAATGCGCCGGTTGTCATTTTGGACGAGGCAACTGCCTATATCGACCCAGAGAATGAGGCGCTGGTGCAGAAAGCCATTTCCACTTTAACTGTCGGCAAGACCCTGATTGTGATCGCACACCGGCTGTCTACCATTGTTGGCGCAGATAACATCGTTGTGGTGAAGGATGGAACCATCCACGCACAGGGTACGCATGAGAAACTGTTGGAAACCTGCCCCCTCTACCGGGATATGTGGCAGGCGCATATCGGCGCGAAAGACCAGATGTAA
- a CDS encoding sigma-70 family RNA polymerase sigma factor, which translates to MQKINLRELYPDVYKTNVFVDVAEEVVAAIRGQEQDDAAYERRKFRHKAHYSLNREDGIENDALNRPLTPEEVLEQKLLREEVYAALMQLTAIQARRIYARFYLGMTVAEIARIEGADRRRVWESIRRGLKKLARLLDTAQ; encoded by the coding sequence ATGCAGAAGATCAATCTTCGGGAACTGTATCCCGATGTGTATAAAACCAATGTCTTTGTAGACGTGGCCGAGGAAGTCGTGGCCGCGATCCGGGGCCAGGAGCAGGACGATGCCGCCTATGAACGCCGGAAGTTCCGACACAAGGCTCACTACTCTCTGAACCGGGAGGATGGCATTGAAAACGATGCCCTCAACCGGCCACTCACCCCGGAGGAAGTCCTGGAGCAGAAGCTGCTGCGGGAGGAAGTGTATGCCGCGCTGATGCAGCTGACCGCCATCCAGGCCCGGCGTATCTACGCCCGGTTTTACTTGGGCATGACGGTGGCCGAGATCGCCCGGATCGAGGGTGCTGACCGCCGCCGCGTGTGGGAGAGCATCCGGCGCGGACTGAAGAAGCTGGCGCGGTTGCTGGATACGGCCCAATAA
- a CDS encoding ABC transporter ATP-binding protein/permease — translation MYGTLKKIFAFAGSKKGLLKKSLLFAFLSGLFSAMQFAALFVVIGALVSDNRDGSIVWISLGIMAVSLIGRIITTYFSTMEQTETGYCMVAEKRIHIGDRLRYIPMGYFNKNSIGNITAIVTTTLGDVENSAARVLVSVLGGFFNSVALVIVLLVFDWRIGLVAAAGVLIYLAAAELALRKSAALSGVRQHTQESLVESVLEYIQGMGIVKAFGLERDSTQSIGSAIKASCRDNLKLTKASVPYDAIKQAVVRVFSVLLLLASVWFWLDGSLSLAYGLILVIASFMVFNDLENAGNMASLLQMLAASMDTANSIDDTPVMDEKGADITPKSSEIVFDKVDFSYADRKILDQVSFTIPEKTTTAIVGPSGAGKTTMCNLIARFWDVNAGKITIGGTDVRDFKLDSLMKNISMVFQSVYLFADTIENNIKFGCPDATHEQVVEAAKKACCHNFISALPDGYDTVIGEGGGSLSGGEKQRISIARAMLKDAPIIILDEATSSVDPENEDELQRAIEALTHDKTIIMIAHRLKTVRNADQILVLDNAHIVQRGTHAELIQQKGLYADFVSARQEAIGWKLAQ, via the coding sequence ATGTATGGAACATTGAAAAAAATCTTTGCTTTTGCAGGCAGCAAAAAAGGGCTTTTGAAAAAATCCCTGTTGTTTGCGTTTCTGTCCGGGCTGTTTTCAGCCATGCAGTTTGCCGCCCTCTTTGTAGTGATCGGTGCGCTGGTATCTGACAACCGGGACGGAAGCATTGTCTGGATTTCGTTGGGAATTATGGCGGTATCCCTCATCGGGCGTATCATCACGACCTACTTTTCCACGATGGAGCAAACGGAAACTGGATATTGCATGGTAGCGGAAAAGCGTATCCACATTGGAGATCGGCTGCGCTATATCCCGATGGGCTACTTCAACAAGAATAGTATCGGGAACATTACCGCCATTGTCACAACAACTTTGGGCGATGTAGAGAACTCAGCAGCCCGTGTCCTGGTGTCAGTGCTGGGCGGTTTTTTCAACTCGGTTGCCCTCGTCATCGTCCTGTTGGTATTTGACTGGCGGATCGGTCTTGTGGCCGCTGCCGGTGTCCTGATTTACCTTGCGGCGGCGGAACTGGCGCTTCGCAAATCTGCCGCGCTCAGCGGGGTACGCCAGCACACACAGGAGTCCCTTGTGGAGTCTGTGTTGGAGTACATTCAGGGGATGGGGATTGTCAAAGCATTTGGACTGGAACGGGACAGCACGCAGTCTATCGGCAGTGCAATTAAGGCGAGCTGCCGGGACAACCTGAAACTGACAAAGGCCAGTGTTCCCTATGACGCCATCAAACAGGCCGTTGTCCGGGTGTTTAGCGTCCTGTTGCTTTTGGCCTCGGTCTGGTTCTGGCTGGACGGCTCCCTGTCGCTGGCCTACGGCTTGATTTTGGTGATTGCTTCTTTCATGGTGTTCAACGATTTGGAGAACGCCGGGAATATGGCCTCTTTGCTGCAAATGCTGGCGGCCTCGATGGATACGGCAAACTCCATTGATGACACGCCGGTGATGGACGAGAAAGGCGCTGACATTACGCCGAAGTCCAGCGAGATCGTGTTTGACAAGGTGGATTTTTCCTACGCAGACCGCAAGATATTAGATCAGGTCAGCTTTACCATTCCCGAAAAAACGACTACGGCCATTGTCGGCCCTTCCGGGGCAGGAAAGACAACGATGTGCAATCTGATTGCCCGTTTTTGGGATGTGAATGCCGGGAAGATTACCATAGGCGGTACGGATGTACGGGATTTTAAGCTGGACAGCCTGATGAAGAATATCTCGATGGTGTTCCAGAGCGTATACCTCTTTGCAGATACGATTGAGAACAATATCAAGTTTGGCTGCCCGGATGCTACCCATGAACAAGTGGTTGAAGCGGCGAAAAAGGCTTGCTGCCATAACTTTATTTCTGCCCTGCCGGATGGCTATGACACCGTGATTGGCGAGGGAGGCGGTAGTTTGTCCGGCGGCGAGAAACAGCGGATTTCCATCGCCCGCGCTATGCTGAAGGACGCACCTATCATCATTTTGGACGAGGCAACAAGCAGCGTTGACCCGGAGAATGAGGATGAATTGCAGCGGGCTATCGAGGCATTGACCCATGACAAGACCATCATCATGATTGCCCACCGTCTGAAAACCGTCCGCAACGCCGATCAGATCCTTGTACTGGACAACGCTCATATCGTCCAGCGCGGCACTCATGCGGAGCTGATCCAGCAAAAGGGCCTGTATGCCGATTTTGTATCGGCCAGACAGGAGGCCATCGGCTGGAAGCTGGCTCAGTAA
- a CDS encoding MptD family putative ECF transporter S component, which yields MNNKLQTKDLINLGLFTVLYFVIGCCVAIPIGFVPIFLPVLGSLWSLITGIPFMLFLTRVKKFGMVTIMGVLSGLLMGLTGMGFWGVPMGLIFGLLGDLILKSGDYKSAKKSILGYAVFSLWMVGTYIPMYFMVEDSWASFAASFGEEYADRVMAVMPMWSIILVVAGIFVFAILGGLLGKALLKKHFAKAGIA from the coding sequence ATGAATAACAAGTTACAAACAAAAGACCTGATTAACCTCGGTCTGTTCACGGTTCTTTACTTTGTCATCGGGTGCTGTGTTGCTATTCCCATTGGGTTTGTTCCGATCTTTCTTCCTGTCCTCGGAAGTCTGTGGTCGCTGATTACCGGCATCCCTTTCATGCTGTTCCTCACCAGGGTTAAGAAATTCGGCATGGTTACAATCATGGGCGTTTTGAGCGGCCTGCTGATGGGGCTTACCGGTATGGGTTTCTGGGGTGTGCCTATGGGGCTGATTTTCGGCTTGCTTGGAGACCTGATTTTGAAATCCGGCGATTATAAAAGTGCAAAGAAAAGTATTCTTGGTTATGCAGTATTCAGTCTGTGGATGGTCGGTACATACATCCCCATGTATTTTATGGTCGAGGACTCCTGGGCCAGCTTTGCCGCCAGTTTCGGTGAGGAATACGCCGATCGGGTAATGGCGGTCATGCCGATGTGGAGCATTATCCTTGTGGTTGCCGGGATTTTTGTCTTTGCCATTTTGGGCGGTCTGCTTGGAAAAGCACTCCTGAAAAAACACTTTGCGAAAGCGGGAATTGCATGA
- a CDS encoding AraC family transcriptional regulator: MKIDEIIKKSIEVPGISIKRSEYSAELILKEKDGKGSMTFFPLFPGLTLAYIFINSPTWAAPDFRDNGSIETGPLLLNYCVTGRCELILNNGNFVYVKDGEISLTERFARQQYVYPRRIYEGMEFFIDMDAAAEQSAWIQTEFDIDFHKIRELYCPAGSTYISAISPEIEEILKKLWSLLDISVPLSIMQMKIYTLALFSLLQNLKEIPPSQACTFFTETQVDIAKRVEKIITSDLRQHHPAWELAAQFSVSETSLKNYFRGVFGQNISVYLRETRMKKAAELLSTTKLSVAEAAEQVGYINQSKFASVFKKQFGLSPLEYRRSKNLGNI, translated from the coding sequence ATGAAGATAGATGAAATCATTAAGAAAAGCATTGAAGTCCCCGGTATATCCATAAAACGCAGTGAATATAGCGCCGAGCTCATCTTAAAAGAGAAAGATGGAAAAGGCTCTATGACCTTTTTCCCATTGTTTCCCGGACTCACCTTAGCCTATATTTTTATAAATTCACCCACATGGGCAGCTCCGGACTTTCGTGATAATGGCTCCATAGAAACAGGCCCGCTGCTCTTAAATTACTGCGTAACCGGGCGGTGTGAGCTCATTCTGAATAACGGAAACTTTGTGTATGTGAAAGACGGTGAAATATCTCTGACAGAACGCTTTGCCAGACAGCAATATGTTTATCCCCGCCGAATTTATGAAGGTATGGAGTTTTTTATTGATATGGATGCCGCAGCAGAGCAAAGTGCCTGGATACAAACGGAATTTGATATTGATTTCCACAAAATCAGAGAGCTTTACTGCCCAGCTGGAAGCACTTATATCTCGGCCATTTCTCCCGAAATAGAAGAAATACTAAAAAAACTGTGGTCCTTGTTGGATATCTCTGTGCCGCTTTCCATTATGCAAATGAAAATCTATACCCTGGCGCTTTTTTCGCTGCTCCAGAATCTGAAAGAAATACCGCCTTCTCAAGCCTGCACATTCTTCACAGAAACACAGGTAGATATTGCAAAGCGTGTGGAAAAAATCATCACTTCTGATCTGCGCCAGCACCATCCTGCGTGGGAACTGGCTGCACAGTTTTCCGTCAGTGAAACCAGCCTGAAAAACTATTTCCGGGGAGTTTTTGGACAGAACATCTCCGTGTATCTGCGTGAAACCCGTATGAAAAAAGCCGCAGAATTACTTTCTACCACAAAGCTGTCTGTAGCAGAGGCAGCGGAGCAGGTTGGATATATAAACCAGAGCAAATTTGCTTCGGTATTCAAAAAGCAATTTGGTCTGTCCCCACTGGAATACCGGCGGTCAAAGAATTTGGGAAATATATAA
- a CDS encoding metal-dependent transcriptional regulator — MKLHASGEDYLETILVLQKKRGMVRSVDVARHMEVSKPSVCHAVATLRDGGFLTMDEDHFLHLTDVGREVAEKIYERHCFFTEQLITAGVDPKTAEADACRIEHIISDESFDRLKEVAEQEQN; from the coding sequence ATGAAACTTCATGCGTCCGGGGAGGACTACCTGGAAACCATCCTTGTTCTCCAAAAGAAACGCGGTATGGTGCGCTCCGTAGATGTGGCCCGGCACATGGAGGTGTCAAAGCCCAGCGTGTGCCATGCAGTGGCTACCTTGCGGGACGGCGGCTTTCTTACGATGGACGAAGATCACTTTCTCCATCTGACTGATGTGGGCCGCGAGGTAGCCGAAAAAATCTACGAGCGTCACTGCTTCTTTACCGAGCAGCTTATCACCGCAGGCGTTGACCCCAAAACTGCGGAGGCCGATGCCTGTCGTATTGAACACATCATCAGCGATGAGAGTTTTGACCGGCTGAAAGAGGTAGCCGAACAAGAGCAAAACTAA